Proteins co-encoded in one Bacillus sp. FSL H8-0547 genomic window:
- the ytvI gene encoding sporulation integral membrane protein YtvI, whose protein sequence is MNAHPAQAAFRALAVTAVIIAAAASVYYVSALAYPFIIGFLLASIINPMVDLLERRMVRGAAVFLSIACLVIVFAGMVTLLIAEIVAGTTYLASSVPEHFKTLVVYIETFTLDRILPVYEDFAALFNTLDASQQKTILANIQHTGEQIGSNAADFLKEILENIPLLISWLPNAATAAVFSLLAAFFISKDWYKFQRLLRKYLPVKARKSGRSVADDLKKALFGFIKAQIILISITAVTVLIGLLLLRVDYAITIALLIGLVDLLPYLGTGLVFVPWIIYSAFSGELPFAIGLCALYLIILMQRQLIEPKILSSTIGLDPLATLLSLFVGFKLIGFLGLIAGPVALVIFNALQNAGVFEDAWKFITGKSR, encoded by the coding sequence TTGAATGCACATCCGGCACAGGCCGCCTTCAGAGCCCTTGCAGTCACGGCGGTCATCATAGCTGCAGCTGCGTCCGTCTATTATGTATCTGCCCTCGCTTATCCATTTATTATAGGTTTTCTATTAGCCTCTATTATAAATCCCATGGTCGATCTGCTTGAGAGGCGGATGGTTCGCGGCGCTGCCGTGTTTTTGTCTATTGCGTGCTTAGTCATTGTCTTTGCGGGAATGGTTACACTTCTTATTGCAGAGATTGTAGCGGGAACGACTTATTTAGCTTCATCTGTTCCTGAACATTTTAAAACGCTTGTTGTTTATATTGAAACATTTACGTTAGACCGGATTCTGCCGGTCTATGAGGACTTTGCAGCGCTGTTTAATACTCTTGATGCATCCCAGCAAAAAACGATTCTTGCAAACATCCAGCACACCGGTGAACAAATTGGATCTAACGCGGCTGATTTTTTAAAAGAAATTTTAGAAAACATTCCGCTTCTGATCAGCTGGCTTCCAAATGCAGCAACCGCCGCTGTCTTTTCTCTTTTAGCCGCTTTTTTTATCAGCAAGGACTGGTACAAGTTCCAGCGGCTCCTCAGAAAATACCTTCCCGTCAAAGCACGGAAAAGCGGAAGGTCAGTCGCAGATGACTTAAAAAAAGCATTATTCGGTTTTATAAAGGCTCAGATTATTTTAATCAGCATCACTGCTGTGACCGTCCTTATAGGGTTGCTCTTATTGAGAGTGGATTATGCAATCACGATTGCTCTGCTGATTGGCCTGGTCGATCTTTTGCCGTACCTTGGCACCGGTCTTGTATTTGTTCCCTGGATCATCTACTCTGCTTTCAGCGGCGAACTCCCCTTTGCTATTGGACTTTGCGCGCTGTATCTTATTATCTTAATGCAGAGGCAGCTGATCGAACCGAAAATTCTCTCTTCCACCATTGGTCTTGATCCGCTTGCTACCCTGCTTTCTCTGTTTGTCGGCTTTAAGCTGATCGGGTTTTTAGGCCTGATTGCAGGACCGGTTGCTCTTGTCATTTTTAACGCCCTTCAGAACGCCGGGGTTTTTGAGGATGCGTGGAAGTTTATAACAGGGAAAAGCCGGTGA
- a CDS encoding DUF441 domain-containing protein — protein sequence MNQPVLFLIILFIVGFLAKNQSLMFAVGFLLAVKLTGLDEKLFPHIQSKGINWGVTVITIAVLVPIATGDIGFKQLTEAMKSSYAWIALGAGIAVALIAKNGLTLLQDDPHITTALVFGTILAVSLFGGVAVGPLIGAGIAYLAMQTVKFFG from the coding sequence ATGAATCAACCTGTCCTATTTTTAATCATATTATTCATCGTTGGATTTCTTGCCAAAAATCAGTCATTAATGTTTGCAGTAGGTTTTCTTCTTGCTGTCAAACTGACCGGACTTGATGAAAAACTGTTTCCGCACATTCAGTCAAAAGGCATAAACTGGGGTGTTACGGTTATTACGATTGCTGTTCTCGTCCCGATTGCTACAGGTGATATCGGGTTTAAGCAGCTGACAGAAGCAATGAAATCTTCGTACGCATGGATTGCCCTTGGTGCAGGAATTGCTGTGGCGCTGATTGCGAAAAACGGTTTGACTCTGCTGCAGGATGACCCGCACATTACAACGGCGCTTGTATTTGGAACCATTCTTGCTGTTTCTTTATTTGGGGGAGTGGCAGTCGGGCCGCTGATTGGAGCGGGCATTGCCTATCTGGCCATGCAAACGGTTAAATTTTTTGGTTAA
- the citZ gene encoding citrate synthase codes for MTTTRGLEGVVATTSSVSSIIDDTLTYAGYNIDDLAENASFEEVVYLLWHRKLPDHAELAQIKKELAENAEIPQEVVSHFKSYDLKSVHPMAALRTAVSLLGLFDSEADVMDPEANYRKAIRLQAKLPTIVAAFARVRKGLEPIKPKADVSLAENFLYTLTGEEPSSVAVEAFNKALVLHADHELNASTFTARVCVATLSDVYSGITAAIGALKGPLHGGANEAVMKMLKEIGDVDNVEAYLHEKFARKEKIMGFGHRVYRQGDPRAKHLREMSEKLTNLTGEPKWFEMSTKIEEIVTREKSIPPNVDFYSASMYHSLGIDHDLFTPIFAVSRVSGWLAHILEQYENNRLIRPRADYTGPDMQKYVPIEQRG; via the coding sequence ATGACAACAACACGGGGTCTGGAGGGAGTAGTTGCTACTACTTCATCCGTAAGTTCAATTATTGATGATACTCTTACATATGCGGGGTATAACATCGATGATTTAGCAGAGAATGCTAGTTTCGAAGAGGTTGTATATTTATTGTGGCACAGAAAGCTTCCTGATCATGCAGAGCTTGCACAAATTAAAAAAGAGCTTGCAGAGAATGCGGAAATTCCGCAGGAGGTTGTCAGCCATTTTAAATCGTACGACCTTAAGTCAGTGCATCCGATGGCGGCGCTCCGCACAGCTGTTTCCCTTCTGGGGCTGTTTGACAGCGAAGCCGATGTCATGGATCCGGAAGCGAACTACCGCAAAGCGATCCGCCTGCAGGCTAAACTGCCTACAATTGTGGCTGCATTCGCACGTGTCCGCAAGGGTCTTGAGCCTATTAAACCGAAGGCAGATGTAAGCTTAGCAGAAAACTTCCTGTATACACTGACAGGCGAAGAGCCAAGCAGTGTTGCTGTTGAGGCTTTCAACAAGGCGCTCGTTCTTCATGCCGATCATGAATTAAATGCATCTACATTCACAGCGCGTGTCTGCGTGGCGACACTGTCAGACGTCTATTCCGGAATCACTGCAGCGATCGGAGCTCTAAAAGGGCCGCTTCACGGGGGAGCAAACGAAGCTGTTATGAAGATGCTGAAGGAAATCGGCGATGTGGATAACGTTGAAGCGTACCTTCACGAAAAGTTTGCCCGCAAAGAAAAAATCATGGGATTCGGCCACCGCGTATACCGTCAGGGAGATCCGAGAGCCAAGCATCTGAGAGAAATGTCCGAGAAGCTCACTAACCTGACAGGCGAACCGAAATGGTTTGAAATGTCCACAAAAATCGAAGAGATTGTTACACGCGAAAAATCAATTCCGCCGAATGTTGATTTCTATTCAGCATCCATGTACCACAGCCTTGGAATTGACCATGACCTTTTCACGCCGATCTTTGCTGTCAGCCGTGTATCAGGATGGCTTGCCCACATTCTTGAGCAGTACGAAAACAACCGCCTGATCCGCCCTCGCGCAGATTACACAGGCCCTGACATGCAAAAATACGTTCCAATTGAGCAGCGCGGCTGA
- the icd gene encoding NADP-dependent isocitrate dehydrogenase — protein sequence MTQGQKITVTDGVLNVPNDPIIPFIEGDGIGPDIWAAASRVLEAAVDKAYNGEKKIVWKEVLAGEKAFNQTGEWLPEETLDVIREYFIAIKGPLTTPVGGGIRSLNVALRQELDLFTCLRPVRYFNGVPSPIKRPEDTDMVIFRENTEDIYAGIEYAKGSEEVEKLIAFLKNEMGVNKIRFPETSGIGIKPVSEEGTQRLVRAAINYAIKEGRKSVTLVHKGNIMKYTEGAFKNWGYELAEKEFGDQVFTWAEYDRIVEKDGKDAANKAQQEAEDAGKIIVKDSIADIFLQQILTRPREFDVVATMNLNGDYISDALAAQVGGIGIAPGANINYETGHAIFEATHGTAPKYAGLDKVNPSSVILSGVLMLEHLGWNEAAKLVVEAMENSISEKVVTYDFARLMDGAKEVKCSEFGDALISKM from the coding sequence ATGACACAAGGACAAAAAATCACAGTTACAGACGGAGTACTTAACGTACCAAACGATCCAATTATTCCATTTATCGAAGGAGACGGCATTGGTCCTGATATCTGGGCTGCAGCTTCACGCGTTCTTGAAGCAGCTGTTGACAAAGCTTACAATGGCGAGAAGAAAATCGTATGGAAAGAAGTGCTTGCAGGAGAAAAAGCATTCAATCAGACCGGCGAGTGGCTTCCTGAAGAAACACTTGACGTGATCCGCGAGTATTTCATCGCAATCAAAGGACCTTTAACAACTCCTGTAGGCGGCGGAATCCGTTCATTGAACGTTGCACTTCGCCAGGAGCTTGATCTGTTCACATGCCTGCGTCCAGTACGCTACTTCAACGGTGTTCCGTCTCCAATCAAACGCCCTGAAGATACAGACATGGTAATCTTCCGTGAAAATACTGAAGATATCTATGCCGGCATCGAGTATGCAAAAGGCTCTGAGGAAGTTGAAAAGCTGATTGCTTTCCTTAAAAATGAAATGGGCGTAAACAAAATCCGTTTCCCTGAGACTTCAGGCATCGGCATCAAGCCTGTATCAGAAGAAGGTACACAGCGTCTTGTGCGTGCTGCCATCAACTATGCAATCAAAGAAGGCCGCAAATCCGTAACACTTGTTCACAAAGGCAACATCATGAAATACACAGAAGGAGCCTTCAAAAACTGGGGCTACGAGCTTGCTGAAAAAGAATTCGGAGATCAAGTATTCACTTGGGCTGAATATGACCGCATCGTTGAAAAAGACGGCAAAGACGCTGCAAACAAAGCGCAGCAGGAAGCTGAAGATGCAGGCAAAATCATCGTAAAAGATTCCATTGCTGATATTTTCCTTCAACAGATCCTTACTCGTCCGCGCGAGTTTGACGTAGTTGCTACAATGAACCTGAACGGCGACTACATCTCAGATGCTCTTGCTGCACAAGTCGGCGGAATCGGAATCGCTCCTGGAGCAAATATTAACTATGAAACTGGACATGCTATTTTCGAAGCAACACACGGAACTGCTCCTAAATACGCAGGTCTTGATAAAGTAAATCCATCTTCTGTTATTCTGTCAGGTGTCCTTATGCTTGAGCACTTAGGCTGGAATGAGGCAGCTAAACTTGTTGTAGAAGCAATGGAAAATTCAATCTCTGAAAAAGTTGTCACTTATGACTTTGCCCGTTTAATGGACGGCGCTAAAGAAGTGAAATGCTCTGAGTTCGGAGATGCACTGATCAGCAAAATGTAA
- the mdh gene encoding malate dehydrogenase, whose translation MGMKRKKVSVIGAGFTGATTAFLLAQKELSDVVLVDIPQQENPTKGKALDMLEAGPVQGFDAQITGTSDYADTADSDLVIITAGIARKPGMSRDDLVQTNQKIMKSVTKEIVKYSPDAVILVLTNPVDAMTYTVFKESGFPKHRVIGQSGVLDTARFRTFAAQELNLSVKDVTGFVLGGHGDDMVPLVRYSYAGGIPLETLIPKDRLEAIVERTRKGGGEIVNLLGNGSAYYAPAASLAEMAEAILKDQRRVIPAIVYLEGEYGFEGIYLGVPVILGGNGLEQIIELDLNDDEKEALSRSADSVKSVMKVLS comes from the coding sequence ATGGGCATGAAGCGCAAAAAAGTTTCCGTAATCGGCGCAGGTTTCACAGGAGCAACCACTGCATTTTTATTAGCTCAAAAAGAACTGTCTGATGTTGTGCTTGTTGATATTCCGCAGCAGGAGAATCCGACTAAAGGAAAGGCTTTGGACATGCTTGAGGCAGGTCCTGTCCAGGGATTTGACGCTCAGATTACAGGAACCAGTGACTATGCAGATACGGCTGATTCTGATCTTGTCATCATTACAGCAGGCATTGCTAGAAAACCCGGAATGAGCCGCGACGACCTTGTTCAGACGAACCAGAAAATCATGAAAAGCGTGACAAAGGAGATTGTGAAGTATTCGCCAGATGCGGTCATTCTAGTTTTGACCAATCCGGTTGATGCCATGACCTACACGGTTTTCAAAGAGTCAGGTTTTCCTAAACACCGCGTCATCGGCCAGTCAGGTGTTCTCGACACTGCGCGCTTCCGCACATTTGCGGCACAGGAGCTGAATCTGTCTGTGAAAGATGTGACTGGATTTGTTCTTGGCGGACATGGTGATGACATGGTTCCTCTAGTGAGATATTCGTATGCCGGCGGAATTCCGCTTGAAACGCTGATCCCTAAAGACCGCCTGGAAGCAATTGTTGAGAGAACACGCAAAGGCGGCGGTGAGATTGTCAATCTTCTTGGAAACGGAAGCGCCTACTATGCACCGGCTGCATCTCTTGCAGAAATGGCAGAAGCTATTCTTAAAGATCAGCGCCGTGTGATCCCCGCTATTGTTTACTTAGAAGGAGAATACGGGTTCGAAGGAATCTACCTTGGAGTTCCTGTCATTCTTGGCGGAAACGGGCTTGAGCAGATTATCGAGCTCGATTTGAATGATGATGAAAAAGAAGCATTATCAAGGTCTGCTGACTCGGTCAAAAGTGTCATGAAGGTTCTTTCTTAA
- a CDS encoding MaoC/PaaZ C-terminal domain-containing protein: MLGKKRKLGRQIDEITVGEKLTLTEKIEDKDLLLYLGLTNDSNPLYIQHDYASLTPYEKPIVPSIMLTGIITSAISKYMPGPGSHILSQNLEFVRAVYHYSMIQFLFEVTQVNASENTVLLKVHAHNDKDETVIQGTLTVSPPAAIASMDGSALENF; encoded by the coding sequence CTGCTTGGCAAAAAAAGAAAACTCGGAAGACAGATTGATGAAATCACGGTTGGAGAGAAATTAACGCTGACCGAAAAAATTGAAGATAAAGACCTGCTGCTCTATCTTGGACTGACAAATGATTCAAATCCGCTCTATATTCAGCACGATTATGCGTCACTGACGCCTTATGAAAAGCCGATTGTCCCAAGCATCATGCTGACGGGCATCATAACATCTGCGATATCCAAATATATGCCCGGACCGGGAAGCCACATTCTCAGTCAAAACCTTGAATTTGTCCGGGCAGTCTATCATTACAGCATGATTCAGTTCCTGTTCGAGGTGACCCAAGTGAATGCGTCCGAAAATACTGTGCTCCTAAAGGTACATGCGCACAATGACAAAGACGAGACCGTCATCCAGGGAACGTTAACAGTTTCGCCTCCTGCAGCGATTGCCTCTATGGACGGCAGTGCTCTGGAAAATTTTTAA
- a CDS encoding response regulator transcription factor translates to MSKKILVVDDEQSILTLLQYNLVQAGYEVITAIDGEDGLEKGLNESPDLMVLDLMLPKMDGIEVCKQLRQKKIMVPILMLTAKDDEFDKVLGLELGADDYMTKPFSPREVVARVKAILRRTQTTSESEEKEVDTSERIMIGDLRILPEHYEAYYGDERLELTPKEFELLVYLARHKGRVLTRDQLLSAVWNYDFAGDTRIVDVHISHLREKIERNTKKPLYIKTIRGLGYKLEEPRLDE, encoded by the coding sequence ATGAGTAAGAAAATTCTGGTCGTAGATGATGAGCAATCAATCCTGACTCTGCTGCAATACAATCTGGTTCAGGCAGGGTATGAGGTAATAACCGCTATAGATGGAGAAGACGGGCTTGAGAAGGGTTTGAATGAGTCCCCTGATCTAATGGTTCTTGATCTTATGCTGCCTAAAATGGACGGGATTGAAGTGTGCAAGCAGCTTAGACAAAAGAAAATCATGGTGCCGATTCTCATGCTGACGGCTAAAGATGATGAATTTGATAAGGTGCTTGGCCTTGAGCTTGGCGCTGATGATTATATGACAAAGCCTTTCAGTCCGAGAGAAGTTGTGGCGAGAGTGAAAGCCATTTTGAGAAGAACGCAGACAACTTCGGAATCTGAAGAAAAAGAAGTCGATACATCTGAAAGAATTATGATAGGCGATTTGAGAATTCTTCCTGAACATTATGAAGCGTATTACGGGGATGAACGCCTTGAGCTGACACCTAAGGAATTTGAATTGCTTGTATACCTTGCACGTCATAAAGGAAGAGTACTGACGCGCGACCAGCTTTTGAGTGCCGTATGGAACTATGATTTTGCAGGGGATACACGAATCGTGGATGTCCACATTAGTCACTTGAGGGAAAAGATTGAACGCAATACGAAAAAACCGCTTTATATTAAAACAATAAGGGGACTCGGCTACAAGCTTGAGGAGCCTAGGCTGGATGAATAG
- a CDS encoding ATP-binding protein has translation MNRFRSRLIFALITLIIAVLIGLGLLLGQIFGSYYMSSFQERMKEEAKITELLVKEKGLSSSEMDSFLNRYSKAIKAHITIYDRNGNVLHDAGPFKQDHTSISKEILLKHRNADKGFKLNIQNDKLYFYGLPYLENNEKRGYIVLSSTESSLKKINQQIWGLLIASLGMALLVILLLAVRITSRYTRPIESATNVAMELAKGNYKARTYEDHLDETGMLSQSINVLARNLQDMNRAQEMQQDRLQTLIENMGSGLILIDGRGYINLVNRAYKELFHIKSTDFLYKLYYEAFEHREIVDLVEHIFMTEIKARKQLHLPLKIERRHFEVYGAPIIGTNDEWKGIVLVFHDITELKKLEQMRKDFVANVSHELKTPITSIKGFTETLLDGALEDRQTLEYFLSIILKESDRLQTLIQDLLDLSKIEQQGFKLNLQHCNAKEVLEEVIIILKSKAEEKEIGLSLAMPEDELHIYGDVYRLKQIFINLISNALNYTPKGGKVNVILKDGGDHAVFIVSDTGIGIEKEEIPRIFERFYRVDKARSRNSGGTGLGLAIVKHLVEAHKGRIYVSSTVGEGTTFTVKLNKNQNEG, from the coding sequence ATGAATAGATTCCGGTCACGCCTTATTTTTGCCCTTATTACTCTGATTATTGCCGTATTGATCGGCCTGGGGCTTTTGCTTGGTCAAATTTTCGGCAGCTATTACATGAGTTCTTTTCAGGAGCGGATGAAAGAGGAAGCGAAAATTACTGAGCTTCTGGTAAAGGAAAAGGGACTGTCGTCTTCTGAGATGGATTCCTTCCTGAACCGCTACAGCAAAGCCATTAAAGCTCATATCACCATTTATGACAGAAACGGAAATGTTCTGCATGATGCCGGGCCGTTTAAACAGGATCACACTTCTATTTCAAAAGAGATTCTTCTAAAGCATCGGAATGCAGACAAAGGCTTCAAATTAAATATACAAAATGACAAACTGTATTTTTACGGACTTCCTTATTTGGAAAACAACGAAAAGCGGGGGTACATCGTCCTCAGCTCTACAGAATCGTCTTTAAAGAAAATCAACCAGCAAATATGGGGCTTGCTGATTGCAAGTCTTGGAATGGCCCTCCTTGTCATTCTGCTGCTTGCTGTCAGAATTACATCACGCTACACAAGGCCGATTGAATCGGCGACAAACGTTGCGATGGAGCTTGCAAAAGGAAATTATAAAGCAAGAACCTATGAAGATCACCTGGATGAAACAGGCATGCTCAGCCAGTCTATTAATGTGCTTGCCAGAAACCTTCAGGATATGAACCGTGCACAGGAAATGCAGCAGGACAGGCTGCAGACACTGATCGAAAATATGGGCAGCGGTCTGATTCTGATTGACGGAAGAGGCTACATTAACCTGGTAAACCGGGCATACAAAGAGCTCTTTCACATTAAGTCAACAGACTTCCTATACAAGCTTTATTATGAAGCGTTCGAACACCGGGAGATTGTTGATTTGGTCGAGCATATCTTCATGACTGAAATCAAAGCAAGAAAACAGCTGCATCTCCCTCTGAAAATTGAGCGCAGGCATTTTGAAGTTTACGGTGCGCCGATTATAGGCACAAACGATGAATGGAAAGGCATTGTGCTTGTTTTCCATGATATCACTGAGCTGAAAAAACTCGAACAGATGAGAAAAGACTTTGTTGCGAACGTATCGCATGAGCTGAAAACACCGATTACATCGATTAAAGGGTTTACGGAAACGCTGCTTGACGGAGCACTTGAAGACAGGCAGACGCTGGAGTACTTTCTCTCGATCATCTTGAAAGAAAGCGACCGTCTTCAAACGCTTATTCAGGATCTGCTTGACCTGTCCAAAATAGAACAGCAGGGCTTTAAGCTGAACCTTCAGCACTGCAATGCGAAGGAAGTTCTCGAAGAAGTCATCATTATCCTAAAAAGCAAAGCAGAAGAAAAAGAAATCGGGCTCTCACTTGCTATGCCGGAGGATGAGCTTCATATTTACGGGGATGTGTACCGCCTGAAGCAGATCTTCATCAACCTGATCAGCAATGCATTGAACTATACACCCAAGGGTGGCAAAGTGAATGTTATCCTCAAAGATGGCGGTGACCATGCCGTATTTATCGTGAGTGACACGGGGATTGGCATTGAAAAAGAAGAAATTCCGCGGATTTTCGAACGTTTTTACAGAGTAGACAAAGCGAGAAGCCGGAATTCAGGCGGGACAGGGCTCGGGCTTGCCATTGTCAAACATCTGGTAGAAGCCCACAAAGGACGGATTTATGTGAGCAGCACCGTTGGAGAAGGGACTACGTTTACAGTTAAACTGAACAAAAACCAAAACGAAGGCTAG
- the hflK gene encoding FtsH protease activity modulator HflK — translation MISIRRIYTIIGAVLLAAVLLIVAFTTWYTVDESDQAVIITFGEVEEGISEPGLHFKMPWPIQSVEKLSKETFSLKFGYSEENGEVKSFPKDTKMITGDENIVLADMVVQWKITDPEKYLFNSEDPEEILYDATSASLRSIIGSSEIDDALTSGKVEIEENVQELLISLMEKYDIGISVLAVKLQDVDLPNDEVRKAFTDVTSARETMNTKINEAKKYSNQRTREAEGEEDALISKAEADKTARIEKARGEVANFNAVLSEYEKAEGITEKRLILETIDQVLPGATIYFMKDDGSTMKYLPIGELQKKKEEPKPETEEGSEKNGQ, via the coding sequence ATGATCAGCATCAGGCGCATTTACACGATCATAGGGGCAGTTCTGCTGGCTGCAGTCCTGTTGATCGTTGCATTTACAACATGGTATACGGTCGATGAATCCGATCAGGCGGTTATCATCACATTCGGTGAAGTAGAAGAAGGCATCAGTGAGCCCGGTCTTCACTTCAAAATGCCATGGCCGATACAGTCCGTTGAAAAGCTGTCCAAAGAAACGTTCAGTCTTAAGTTCGGCTATTCCGAAGAAAACGGCGAAGTTAAATCCTTTCCAAAGGATACAAAAATGATCACAGGGGATGAAAATATCGTTCTCGCAGATATGGTTGTGCAGTGGAAAATTACCGATCCTGAAAAGTACTTGTTTAACTCGGAAGATCCAGAGGAAATCCTGTATGACGCCACATCAGCTTCCCTGCGAAGCATTATCGGCAGCTCTGAAATTGACGATGCGCTCACGTCCGGAAAAGTGGAAATCGAGGAAAATGTTCAGGAACTGCTGATTTCCTTGATGGAGAAGTATGATATCGGCATTTCGGTTCTGGCCGTCAAACTTCAGGATGTTGACCTCCCGAATGATGAGGTAAGGAAAGCCTTTACGGACGTAACAAGCGCGCGTGAAACGATGAATACAAAAATCAATGAAGCAAAAAAATACTCAAATCAGCGAACACGTGAGGCTGAAGGGGAAGAGGATGCACTCATCTCAAAAGCAGAAGCTGACAAAACGGCAAGAATCGAAAAAGCCCGCGGAGAAGTAGCTAATTTCAACGCTGTTCTTAGCGAGTATGAAAAAGCCGAGGGCATAACAGAGAAGCGTCTCATTCTTGAAACGATCGATCAAGTGCTTCCTGGAGCCACGATCTATTTTATGAAAGATGACGGAAGCACAATGAAATACCTCCCTATTGGCGAACTGCAGAAGAAAAAGGAAGAGCCAAAACCTGAAACTGAGGAAGGAAGTGAAAAGAATGGCCAATGA